A window of the Deinococcus gobiensis I-0 genome harbors these coding sequences:
- a CDS encoding phosphodiester glycosidase family protein, with product MRRRALLPLLCLFLTLPACSEAEGAQVSRITGDGLLYTVATVDLGRDRLSLHWRNPTTGQPYRTFGELRRRLAKEGRDLIFATNSGIYAPGLRPLGLHVEGGRTLVPLNGARSGGNFALRPNGVFWIRGTRAAVTETDAYRRLNPAPDFATQSGPLLLSGGRIHPEFNKEGTSFKVRSGVGVCKGGQVKFAVSAGPVNFYSFAVFFRDTLGCPDALYLDGSISAYATAQADTQFADFAGMWAVTR from the coding sequence ATGCGTCGCCGTGCCCTCCTGCCGCTGCTGTGCCTGTTTCTCACCCTGCCCGCCTGCTCGGAAGCCGAGGGCGCGCAGGTGTCGCGCATCACCGGAGACGGCCTGCTCTACACCGTGGCGACGGTGGACCTGGGCCGCGACCGCCTGAGCCTGCACTGGCGCAACCCGACGACCGGGCAGCCCTACCGCACCTTCGGAGAACTGCGCCGCCGCCTGGCGAAGGAAGGCCGCGACCTGATCTTCGCGACGAACAGTGGCATCTACGCGCCGGGCCTGCGTCCGCTGGGGCTGCATGTGGAAGGTGGCCGGACCCTCGTGCCGCTGAACGGCGCGCGTTCGGGCGGCAACTTCGCGCTGCGGCCCAACGGCGTGTTCTGGATCAGGGGCACGCGGGCCGCCGTGACCGAGACGGACGCCTACCGCCGCCTGAATCCCGCACCCGACTTCGCCACGCAGTCGGGACCGCTGCTGCTCTCGGGCGGGCGCATCCATCCGGAATTCAACAAGGAGGGCACCAGTTTCAAGGTGCGCAGCGGGGTGGGCGTGTGCAAGGGCGGTCAGGTGAAATTCGCCGTGAGTGCCGGTCCGGTGAACTTTTACAGCTTCGCCGTGTTCTTCCGGGACACGCTGGGCTGCCCCGACGCCCTGTACCTCGACGGCAGCATCAGCGCCTACGCGACCGCGCAGGCCGACACGCAGTTCGCGGACTTCGCCGGCATGTGGGCGGTGACGCGGTGA
- a CDS encoding response regulator transcription factor, producing MSEHRILVIEDDLDIANVLRLDLTDAGYAVDHADSAMNGLIKAREDHPDLILLDLGLPDFDGGDVVQRLRKNSALPIIVLTARDTVEEKVRLLGLGADDYLIKPFHPDELLARVKVQLRQRASESLSMGDLTLDPQKRLVTYKAEELRLSPKEFDILALLIRQPGRVYSRHEIGQEIWQGRLPEGSNVVDVHMANLRAKLRDLDGYGLLRTVRGVGYALRG from the coding sequence GTGAGCGAACACCGCATCCTTGTGATCGAGGACGACCTCGATATTGCCAATGTCCTGCGCCTGGACCTGACCGACGCGGGATACGCCGTAGATCATGCCGACTCGGCCATGAACGGTCTGATCAAGGCCCGCGAGGACCATCCCGACCTGATCCTGCTGGACCTGGGCCTGCCCGACTTCGATGGCGGTGACGTGGTGCAGCGCCTGCGCAAGAACAGCGCCCTGCCCATCATCGTGCTGACCGCCCGCGACACCGTCGAGGAGAAGGTCCGGCTGCTGGGCCTGGGGGCCGACGACTACCTCATCAAGCCCTTCCATCCCGACGAGCTGCTGGCCCGTGTGAAGGTGCAGCTCCGGCAGCGCGCCAGCGAGAGCCTGAGCATGGGCGACCTCACCCTGGACCCCCAGAAGCGCCTCGTGACCTACAAGGCCGAGGAACTGCGGCTCTCGCCCAAGGAGTTCGACATCCTGGCGCTGCTCATCCGGCAGCCGGGCCGCGTGTACTCGCGCCACGAGATCGGCCAGGAAATCTGGCAGGGCCGCCTCCCCGAGGGCAGCAACGTCGTGGACGTGCACATGGCCAACCTGCGGGCCAAGCTGCGCGACCTCGACGGCTACGGCCTGCTGCGTACGGTGCGCGGCGTGGGCTACGCCCTGCGCGGCTGA
- a CDS encoding response regulator, whose product MPDSRPHVEILLVEDSEPDILLTQEAFAEAQVRNRLHVARDGDEAIEFLRRQGQYAQVPRPDVILLDINMPRKNGLEVLAELKADPELASIPVLMLTTSQADTDISDAYARHASGYVIKPVGFENFLDAIRAFENFWLTFVRFPPRP is encoded by the coding sequence ATGCCAGATTCGCGCCCCCACGTCGAGATCCTGCTGGTCGAGGACAGCGAACCGGACATCCTGCTCACGCAGGAGGCCTTCGCCGAGGCGCAGGTCCGCAACCGGCTGCATGTCGCCCGCGACGGCGACGAGGCCATCGAATTCCTGCGCCGCCAGGGCCAGTACGCCCAGGTGCCTCGCCCCGACGTGATCCTGCTCGACATCAACATGCCGCGCAAGAACGGGCTGGAGGTGCTGGCCGAGCTCAAGGCCGACCCCGAGCTCGCCAGCATCCCGGTGCTGATGCTCACGACCAGTCAGGCCGATACGGACATCAGCGACGCCTACGCCCGGCATGCCAGCGGCTACGTCATCAAGCCGGTGGGCTTCGAGAATTTCCTGGACGCCATCCGCGCCTTCGAGAACTTCTGGCTGACCTTCGTGCGCTTTCCGCCGCGTCCCTGA
- a CDS encoding ribonuclease J → MTQSNPADQPAKPSLEVIPLGGMGEIGKNITAYRYGDEIMVVDGGLAFPKAHQMGVDLIVPRIDYLLEHADKIRGWILTHGHEDHIGGLPYILPRLPRVPVYGAALTLGLVREKLSEFGLKDGEIDLREVQMGDVVKLGTHFSAEFIRMTHSIPDNAGYILTTPVGQVLHTGDFKLDEHPSDGLTSDLARIEQAGKEGVLLLISDSTNAERPGRTASERDIAENLEEVIKNCRGRVFLTTFASQVHRIQNLLNIAHRQGRRVVMEGRSMLKYAQVAQATGHMQAPEPFLTSDDVGELQDQQLLFVCTGSQGQPMAVLGRLAFGNHAKIALRRGDTVILSSNPIPGNEDAVNLIINRLYELGVDVIYPPAYRVHASGHGSQEELATVLNLARPKYFLPWHGEPRHQINHAKLAQTLPRPPKRTLIAKNGDIVTLGQDEFRVSGTVPAGGVYVDGLGVGDVGDDVLLDRVNMSQEGILIMNAVLHPTPHVEVVTRGFVRPNRELDHQIRRVALESIEQGLREKKRLEDVRDDMYGAVRRFVRKATGRNPVLIPMIVD, encoded by the coding sequence ATGACCCAATCCAATCCAGCGGACCAGCCCGCCAAGCCTTCCCTCGAAGTCATCCCGCTCGGGGGCATGGGCGAGATCGGCAAGAACATCACCGCCTACCGCTACGGCGACGAGATCATGGTCGTGGACGGCGGCCTCGCCTTTCCCAAGGCCCACCAGATGGGCGTGGACCTGATCGTCCCGCGCATTGACTACCTGCTCGAACACGCCGACAAGATCCGCGGCTGGATCCTGACGCACGGCCACGAGGACCACATCGGCGGCCTGCCCTACATCCTGCCCCGGCTGCCGCGCGTGCCGGTGTACGGCGCGGCCCTGACGCTGGGCCTCGTGCGCGAGAAGCTCAGCGAATTCGGCCTCAAGGACGGCGAGATCGACCTGCGCGAGGTCCAGATGGGCGACGTGGTGAAGCTCGGCACGCACTTCAGCGCCGAATTCATCCGCATGACGCACTCGATTCCCGACAACGCCGGCTACATCCTGACCACGCCGGTCGGGCAGGTCCTGCACACGGGCGACTTCAAGCTCGACGAGCACCCCAGCGACGGCCTGACGAGCGACCTGGCGCGCATCGAGCAGGCGGGCAAGGAGGGCGTGCTCCTGCTGATCTCCGACTCGACGAACGCCGAGCGCCCGGGGCGTACCGCCAGCGAGCGCGACATCGCCGAGAACCTCGAGGAGGTCATCAAGAACTGCCGGGGCCGCGTGTTCCTGACGACCTTCGCCTCGCAGGTCCACCGCATCCAGAACCTGCTGAACATCGCCCACCGCCAGGGCCGCCGCGTGGTCATGGAAGGCCGCTCGATGCTCAAGTACGCCCAGGTGGCCCAGGCGACCGGCCACATGCAGGCCCCCGAACCGTTCCTGACCTCCGACGACGTGGGCGAGCTGCAAGACCAGCAGCTGCTGTTCGTCTGCACCGGCTCGCAGGGGCAGCCGATGGCGGTGCTGGGGCGGCTGGCCTTCGGCAACCACGCCAAGATCGCGCTGCGCCGGGGCGACACGGTGATCCTGAGCAGCAACCCGATCCCCGGCAACGAGGACGCCGTGAACCTCATCATCAACCGGCTGTACGAACTCGGCGTGGACGTGATCTACCCGCCGGCCTACCGCGTGCACGCCTCGGGGCACGGCTCGCAGGAGGAACTGGCGACGGTCCTGAACCTCGCGCGCCCCAAGTACTTCCTGCCCTGGCACGGGGAGCCGCGCCACCAGATCAACCACGCCAAGCTGGCCCAGACGCTGCCGCGCCCGCCCAAGCGCACCTTGATCGCCAAGAACGGCGACATCGTGACGCTGGGGCAGGACGAATTCCGCGTGAGCGGCACCGTGCCGGCGGGCGGCGTGTACGTGGACGGCCTGGGCGTGGGCGACGTGGGCGACGACGTGCTGCTCGACCGCGTGAACATGAGCCAGGAGGGCATCCTGATCATGAACGCCGTGCTGCACCCCACGCCCCACGTCGAGGTCGTGACGCGCGGCTTCGTGCGCCCCAACCGCGAACTCGACCACCAGATCCGCCGCGTGGCGCTGGAGAGCATCGAGCAGGGTCTGCGCGAGAAAAAGCGCCTCGAAGACGTGCGCGACGACATGTACGGCGCTGTGCGGCGCTTCGTGCGCAAGGCGACGGGCCGCAACCCGGTCCTGATCCCCATGATCGTGGATTGA
- a CDS encoding DUF937 domain-containing protein produces the protein MNIMQDLQTYFGAGAARLGEAAGLDPQAAARTLGTGVPRQLAALAAHAAAPGGRAQVQEEVDNLPAFGSVSEVLDDPAGAGHLEQAGALLAPVLLGSAAPTGEGGEARVLHMALPLLLSRLGRGGDVAQALAGAEATPLDLTTGLTAVGGAARAVTVPGLDTEPVQAAAPIPGPAVALTKDVGDAAPAAPARPGAAPAGAVAAAGALGTAGLLEFLRAQFSGKAADQIGRAGGFSAGTSSRAVAGALPVVLNALSNKGATEAGTAELLRQGEGFGRLTTPDGGLNTALLGDSAEMARLEGQGRGLLGGLFGNFEAMTGRLGTALGGSGASAGRLLALLTPLVLALLARHTQARSLGAAGLSTELTALGPQLPGLIPPGMGGLTALLGAGALAGSAAAAARAPEVAARAAPVSPVPPVVSAPSGAAPVNPDPVRPAPASPAAANRRAFPWWLIPLLLLLLLGGCWLVNRNNVAQTGAGTATTGAAAGSAAQGGGIVVTSPASGADLPAQAFTLSGTAPAGLSLRIEDQGQEVATATADASGNWSADLPAPTPGEHTYSVIGGEGVRSEFKVNVTGDGSAPGTEGTGSAGGTGTPETTSTSAGSGTGAAGTTAQTAAFSQPASGAQVAASGLSLSGTGPAGQSYEVLEDGTSIGNVTVGTDGTWTLAVPAAAPGSKTYVLRGADGQEVARLPLTVTGGAAAGGAACTEALTVSLKDGETVSAPYRFGGVGSGEGYTVTVKRGERVIGTRTVALGDGCAWSYTSNPGGRSGSRSQVTYEVRPRGAAASQPAEARLTLTVRN, from the coding sequence ATGAACATCATGCAAGACCTTCAGACCTACTTCGGTGCGGGAGCCGCGCGGCTGGGCGAAGCGGCCGGCCTGGACCCGCAGGCGGCGGCGCGCACCCTCGGAACCGGCGTGCCCCGGCAGCTCGCCGCCCTGGCCGCCCACGCCGCCGCGCCCGGGGGCCGCGCGCAGGTACAGGAGGAGGTGGACAACCTGCCTGCCTTCGGGTCCGTTTCGGAGGTGCTGGACGATCCGGCCGGAGCCGGGCATCTGGAACAGGCCGGCGCGCTGCTGGCCCCCGTGCTGCTGGGAAGCGCGGCCCCCACGGGCGAGGGCGGCGAGGCCCGGGTGCTGCACATGGCGCTGCCCCTGCTGCTCAGCCGCCTGGGCCGGGGGGGCGATGTGGCCCAGGCCCTCGCCGGGGCAGAGGCCACGCCGCTGGACCTGACCACGGGGCTGACCGCCGTGGGGGGCGCCGCGCGGGCGGTCACGGTCCCCGGTCTGGACACGGAGCCGGTTCAGGCGGCCGCGCCCATCCCGGGGCCGGCTGTGGCCCTCACCAAAGATGTGGGCGACGCGGCTCCTGCGGCGCCGGCCCGGCCTGGTGCGGCCCCGGCCGGCGCGGTCGCGGCGGCGGGCGCCCTGGGAACAGCCGGCCTGCTCGAGTTCCTGCGGGCACAGTTCTCGGGCAAGGCGGCCGACCAGATCGGCCGGGCCGGGGGCTTCAGCGCGGGTACGAGCAGCCGCGCGGTGGCGGGGGCCTTGCCGGTCGTCCTGAATGCGCTGTCGAACAAGGGCGCGACCGAGGCGGGCACGGCCGAGCTGCTGCGCCAGGGCGAGGGTTTCGGCCGCCTGACCACGCCGGACGGTGGCCTGAACACGGCGCTGCTGGGCGACTCGGCCGAGATGGCGCGCCTGGAGGGCCAGGGCCGGGGCCTGCTGGGCGGGCTGTTCGGCAATTTCGAGGCCATGACGGGCCGCCTGGGCACGGCGCTGGGCGGCAGCGGGGCGAGTGCGGGCCGCCTGCTCGCGCTGCTGACCCCGCTGGTGCTGGCCCTGCTGGCGCGCCATACTCAGGCCCGCTCGCTGGGGGCCGCCGGCCTGAGTACCGAGCTGACCGCTCTGGGCCCGCAGCTTCCGGGCCTGATCCCTCCGGGCATGGGTGGCCTGACGGCGCTGCTGGGCGCCGGTGCCCTGGCCGGCAGCGCCGCTGCGGCGGCCAGAGCGCCCGAGGTGGCCGCCCGCGCCGCGCCGGTCTCCCCGGTCCCGCCGGTCGTTTCTGCCCCGTCGGGTGCGGCGCCGGTCAATCCTGATCCGGTCCGTCCGGCCCCGGCTAGCCCCGCAGCCGCGAACCGGCGGGCCTTCCCCTGGTGGCTCATTCCGCTGCTGTTGCTCCTGCTGCTGGGGGGATGCTGGCTGGTCAACCGCAACAACGTTGCCCAGACGGGCGCGGGCACGGCGACGACCGGCGCGGCGGCCGGCAGCGCGGCCCAAGGCGGCGGCATCGTGGTCACCAGCCCGGCCTCCGGTGCCGACCTGCCCGCCCAGGCCTTTACCCTGAGCGGCACGGCGCCTGCGGGGCTGTCGCTGCGTATCGAGGACCAGGGACAGGAGGTCGCCACGGCGACGGCCGACGCCAGCGGCAACTGGAGCGCCGACCTGCCTGCCCCGACGCCCGGCGAGCACACCTACAGCGTGATCGGCGGCGAGGGCGTACGCAGCGAGTTCAAGGTGAACGTGACCGGTGACGGCAGCGCCCCGGGTACGGAAGGAACCGGGAGCGCGGGGGGGACCGGAACGCCGGAAACCACCTCCACCTCTGCCGGTTCGGGCACGGGGGCGGCCGGGACCACGGCGCAGACCGCCGCCTTCAGCCAGCCGGCGAGTGGGGCGCAGGTGGCCGCTTCGGGCCTTTCGCTGAGCGGTACCGGACCGGCCGGCCAGAGCTACGAGGTGCTGGAGGACGGCACCAGCATCGGCAACGTGACGGTGGGCACGGACGGCACCTGGACCCTGGCGGTCCCGGCGGCGGCCCCCGGCAGCAAGACCTACGTGCTGCGTGGCGCAGACGGCCAGGAGGTCGCCCGCCTGCCCCTGACCGTGACGGGCGGCGCGGCGGCGGGCGGCGCGGCCTGCACCGAGGCCCTGACCGTGAGCCTGAAGGACGGCGAGACCGTGTCGGCCCCCTACCGCTTCGGCGGGGTAGGCAGCGGCGAGGGATACACCGTGACCGTCAAGCGCGGCGAGCGCGTGATCGGCACCCGCACGGTGGCGCTGGGCGACGGCTGCGCCTGGAGCTACACGAGCAACCCCGGTGGCCGGAGCGGCAGCCGGAGTCAGGTCACCTACGAGGTGCGGCCGCGCGGCGCCGCCGCCTCGCAGCCCGCCGAGGCCCGCCTGACCCTGACCGTGCGCAACTGA
- a CDS encoding XdhC family protein, whose product MNAAETRALQGALREALARGQGAAIATVVGVRGSAYRREGTRMLVLDDGAQVCMLSGGCLEAEVVEVALDVIASGEARVTHYDLSEDATWGLGIGCGGSVDVRIERVDLSDPVTAAWHAALDAGEAAALAVPLGGQGHVLVRPDGEVVGTLADPEVHAFAVAQARERLGLREPRAVTVRAPGGGALFIDLNAPPPALVIYGAGHDALPLAAQAYALGYEVHVVDPRAAYLTPGRFPGAALHDLAPEELGTFAPPARAQHLVMNHHLDRDRVCLAFALRSGAQYVGVLGPRTRALDLLAALAAEGQTFSAAQLEALRSPVGLQIGAEAPEEVALSILAELMAWRRGYGGGFLNGHAGRIHDAPTHGAAS is encoded by the coding sequence ATGAATGCGGCAGAAACCCGCGCCCTCCAGGGGGCGCTGCGTGAGGCGCTCGCCCGGGGGCAGGGCGCGGCCATCGCCACGGTCGTCGGCGTGCGCGGCAGCGCCTACCGGCGTGAGGGCACCCGGATGCTGGTGCTGGACGACGGCGCGCAGGTGTGCATGCTCTCGGGCGGCTGTCTGGAGGCCGAGGTGGTCGAGGTGGCGCTGGACGTGATCGCCAGCGGTGAGGCGCGTGTCACCCACTACGACCTCTCGGAGGACGCGACCTGGGGCCTGGGCATCGGTTGTGGGGGCAGCGTGGACGTGCGGATCGAGCGCGTGGACCTGAGCGACCCCGTGACGGCGGCGTGGCACGCGGCGCTGGACGCAGGCGAGGCCGCCGCTCTGGCCGTGCCGCTGGGTGGGCAGGGGCACGTGCTGGTGCGCCCGGACGGCGAGGTCGTGGGGACCCTGGCCGACCCCGAGGTACACGCCTTCGCCGTGGCGCAGGCCCGCGAGCGCCTGGGCCTGCGCGAGCCGCGTGCCGTGACCGTGCGGGCCCCGGGGGGCGGGGCGCTGTTCATCGATCTGAACGCGCCGCCGCCCGCCCTGGTGATCTACGGCGCGGGGCACGACGCCCTGCCGCTGGCCGCCCAGGCCTACGCGCTCGGCTACGAGGTGCATGTGGTGGACCCGCGCGCGGCGTATCTCACGCCCGGACGCTTTCCGGGAGCCGCGCTGCACGACCTCGCCCCCGAGGAACTGGGGACCTTCGCGCCGCCCGCACGGGCACAGCACCTCGTCATGAACCACCACCTCGACCGCGACCGGGTGTGTCTGGCCTTCGCGCTGCGCTCGGGGGCGCAATACGTGGGCGTGCTGGGGCCACGCACGCGGGCACTGGACCTGCTGGCGGCGCTGGCGGCGGAAGGCCAGACCTTCAGCGCCGCGCAACTGGAGGCCCTGCGCTCACCGGTCGGCCTTCAGATCGGGGCGGAGGCCCCTGAGGAAGTCGCCCTGAGCATCCTGGCCGAGCTGATGGCGTGGCGGCGCGGCTACGGCGGCGGCTTCCTGAACGGCCACGCCGGGCGCATCCACGACGCGCCCACCCACGGCGCGGCCTCCTGA